The Candidatus Eisenbacteria bacterium genome contains the following window.
GCTGAGGAGAACGTGATGATGCCGCTGCTGATCGCAGGGGTCGAGCCCGGTGTGGCGCGCGCACGCGCCCGCGAGGCACTCGAGTCGGTCGGCTTGCCGGCCCGCTGGAGTCACCTGCCGTCGCAGCTCTCGGGCGGTGAGGCACAACGGGTCGCGGTGGCGAGAGCACTCGCGCCCGAACCGGACCTGGTGCTCGCAGACGAGCCGAGTGGCGATCTGGACCCGGTCTCGGCCGAAGCGCTGCACGATCTCCTGGTGCGACTGGCGCGCGAGCGGCAGCGCACCTTCGTGATCGCGACCCACGACGAGCGGCTCGCGCGTCGAGCGGATCGCACCGTGAAACTCGTGGATGGCCGGTTGAGTCCGTGGAACTCGGAGGTGTGAGCGTGCTGTGCCAGATCTGCGGCAAGAATCCGGCGAACGTGCACTTCACCGAGATTCACGACAACAAGATGACGGAGATCCACGTGTGCGAGCGCTGCGCCGAGGAGAAGGGGCTGCAGAGCCCGACCGCCAAGTCATTCGAGATCTCGGACATTCTCGCCGGCATGGTCGACAGCACGACCGCGAACGAGGAAGAGCGGGTCGGGAGCGTGCAGTGCCCGCGCTGCCAGTTGCCGTACTCGTCGTTCAAGGAGACCGGCCGCCTCGGGTGCTCCGAGTGCTACGTCGCGTTTCAGCCGCAGCTCCGTCGCCTGCTGCGCCAGATCCACGGCGACACGCGGCACCGCGGTCGCCATCCGAATCGCGAGGGCGCGGGACTCGAACGCTCGCGTCAGGTCCAGCGCCTGTATGACGAACTGCGCCGCGCGCTCGAAGGCGAGAACTACGAACGCGCGGCCGAGCTGCGCGACGAGATCCGGCGTCTCGAGCACGAAGG
Protein-coding sequences here:
- a CDS encoding ABC transporter ATP-binding protein, coding for MSSISESHANKDLEGRDLVLSVHGVSRSYSAPAGNLLVLDAVDLEVPRGTILAILGVSGVGKSTLLNILGTLDRPDRGTVAIRGERVEHLSESALAAVRAKRLGFVFQFHHLLPEFTAEENVMMPLLIAGVEPGVARARAREALESVGLPARWSHLPSQLSGGEAQRVAVARALAPEPDLVLADEPSGDLDPVSAEALHDLLVRLARERQRTFVIATHDERLARRADRTVKLVDGRLSPWNSEV